A portion of the Leucoraja erinacea ecotype New England chromosome 9, Leri_hhj_1, whole genome shotgun sequence genome contains these proteins:
- the LOC129700180 gene encoding suppressor of cytokine signaling 4-like, which produces MSQQRGAAAPNLDVKPKVGQGKSVDRRDGYAWSGKKRSRSSKVETTSDGEVGDAAGILSVAPRREEKWSPPGPELDLEDSCSRKLSSRSLKQKIQDAVAQCFPLKVHNHKNSVALISKRKIHIRDLVDSCPFSVGIELAEKWDLINWHTIPLTQNCGVCNGSTVQMRFGEDELEEGCRMSIELEANPSDTQIHNLEVISQIHAFHRENSEVESGINELPGDNGIAFPSNDSDSDEELIALFTDSENQTHINLDFNNGCNWLTPFHKCQTQFGFIYRLVPDLFRISNNPCYWGVMDRYGAEALLEGKPEGTYLLRDSAQDDYLFSVSFRRYSRSLHARIEQWNHNFSFDAHDPCVFHASSVTGLLEHYSDPNSCMFFEPLLSLPLNRSFPFSLQHLCRAVICSHTTYDGIGALPVPPSLKAYLKEYHYKQKIKVLKISAQQWHSGLKGNQ; this is translated from the coding sequence ATGTCACAGCAAAGAGGGGCAGCAGCTCCCAACTTGGATGTAAAACCCAAGGTCGGCCAAGGGAAAAGTGTTGATCGTAGGGACGGTTATGCTTGGAGTGGCAAGAAACGTTCACGCTCTTCGAAAGTAGAAACAACTTCAGATGGTGAGGTTGGGGATGCTGCTGGCATACTATCGGTCGCTCCAAGACGGGAGGAAAAATGGAGCCCCCCTGGACCTGAGCTGGATCTTGAAGATTCATGTTCTCGCAAACTTTCCAGCCGATCATTGAAGCAAAAGATACAAGATGCTGTAGCTCAATGTTTCCCTCTTAAAGTGCATAATCATAAAAACTCTGTAGCTCTGATTTCAAAACGTAAAATTCACATTCGTGATCTCGTGGATAGTTGTCCATTTTCAGTTGGAATAGAGTTGGCTGAAAAATGGGACTTGATTAATTGGCACACAATTCCATTAACTCAGAACTGTGGAGTTTGCAATGGTTCAACCGTTCAAATGCGATTTGGTGAAGATGAGCTGGAAGAAGGATGCAGAATGAGTATTGAACTGGAGGCAAATCCATCagatacacagattcacaaccttgaAGTGATTTCTCAGATTCATGCTTTTCACAGAGAAAACTCTGAGGTGGAGTCTGGAATTAATGAGTTGCCAGGTGATAATGGTATTGCATTTCCTTCAAATGATTCAGACTCTGATGAGGAGCTGATAGCTCTTTTCACAGATTCTGAAAATCAGACACATATCAATTTGGATTTTAATAATGGATGCAATTGGCTAACGCCCTTTCACAAATGCCAGACTCAGTTTGGCTTCATCTATCGCTTAGTCCCTGATCTATTTCGGATCAGTAATAATCCATGTTACTGGGGAGTAATGGATAGATATGGAGCTGAGGCTCTGTTAGAAGGTAAACCAGAAGGTACATATTTACTCAGGGACTCTGCACAAGACGATTACCTCTTCTCCGTCAGTTTCAGGCGTTACAGCCGCTCTCTTCATGCTAGAATTGAACAGTGGAATCATAACTTTAGCTTTGATGCCCACGATCCCTGTGTTTTTCATGCATCAAGTGTAACAGGCCTCTTAGAACATTACAGCGACCCAAACTCTTGTATGTTCTTTGAGCCTCTGTTGTCACTCCCACTAAATAGGAGTTTTCCATTTTCACTTCAGCATCTTTGCAGAGCGGTTATTTGCAGCCATACAACCTATGATGGCATTGGTGCCCTTCCTGTACCACCATCGCTGAAAGCTTACCTGAAGGAATATCactataaacaaaaaataaaagttcttaagATCAGTGCACAACAATGGCATAGTGGATTGAAAGGAAACCAATAA